A genome region from Phoenix dactylifera cultivar Barhee BC4 chromosome 18, palm_55x_up_171113_PBpolish2nd_filt_p, whole genome shotgun sequence includes the following:
- the LOC103722986 gene encoding protein S-acyltransferase 10-like isoform X1, whose protein sequence is MRTAGSFAPVREVREAWGRLSDGCLARFPCLADPARRSSLGLKVALVLLHVVIVGALFPLDTDLVRRTREHPWYTVIYLVLFLATLVQYFFTSNSSPGYVIDAMRAWDGTHAAFTNRRQSAPRHGKFVSSTDINQSGKIDSRMNWLKLVTGLYLPGSSSRSWTCTYCHIIQPPRTKHCHDCDKCVLRFDHHCAWLGTCIGKGNHCRFWWYIFEETILCIWTGILYISCLRSNAIKAWWKEFIMIVLFAVLVFCFIFLFLLLLFHSYLALTNQTTFELTRRRRISYFRGIPRSVRLFSKGICRNLYMFCCSCDTMYTLEAVPPREELEARARPYTCLDIMSCRCC, encoded by the exons ATGAGGACCGCCGGCTCTTTCGCCCCCGTCCGAGAGGTCCGAGAGGCCTGGGGCCGGCTCTCGGACGGATGCCTCGCCCGCTTCCCCTGCCTCGCCGATCCGG CGAGAAGGTCTTCGTTGGGTTTGAAAGTGGCTCTCGTGCTGCTTCACGTGGTTATCGTGGGCGCTTTGTTTCCCCTGGACACTGATTTGGTGCGGAGAACTCGGGAGCATCCTTG GTACACTGTCATATACTTGGTGCTGTTTTTGGCCACATTGGTTCAATATTTTTTCACATCTAATTCATCTCCAGG ATATGTCATTGATGCAATGAGGGCTTGGGATGGAACACATGCTGCCTTTACCAAT CGAAGACAATCTGCACCAAGACATGGAAAATTTGTTTCTTCAACAGATATTAATCAGTCGGGAAAAATTGATTCTCGGATGAATTGGTTGAAGCTAGTGACAGGTCTGTATCTTCCTGGATCATCCAGCAG GAGTTGGACTTGCACTTATTGTCATATTATTCAG CCTCCTCGTACAAAACATTGCCATGATTGTGACAAATGTGTCCTTCGGTTTGATCATCATTGTGCATGGCTAGGAACATGCATTGGTAAAGGGAATCATTGTCGATTTTG GTGGTACATCTTTGAAGAAACGATTCTGTGTATTTGGACCGGGATATTGTACATCTCCTGTTTGAGGTCAAATGCTATAAAAGCATG GTGGAAGGAATTTATCATGATAGTCTTGTTTGCTGTATTGGTCTTTTGCTTCATCTTTCTGTTTCTGCTGCTGCTTTTCCATAG CTATTTGGCTTTGACAAATCAAACTACCTTTGAACTTACGAGAAGGCGTCGGATATCATATTTTAG GGGAATTCCTAGAAGCGTTCGCCTATTTAGCAAGGGCATTTGCAGAAATTTATATATGTTTTGCTGTTCATGTGATACCATGTATACTTTGGAAGCCGTTCCGCCAAGAGAAGAATTGGAAGCCAGAGCAAGACCTTACACATGCCTTGACATCATGTCCTGTCGATGTTGCTGA
- the LOC103722986 gene encoding protein S-acyltransferase 10-like isoform X2, which produces MRTAGSFAPVREVREAWGRLSDGCLARFPCLADPARRSSLGLKVALVLLHVVIVGALFPLDTDLVRRTREHPWYTVIYLVLFLATLVQYFFTSNSSPGYVIDAMRAWDGTHAAFTNRRQSAPRHGKFVSSTDINQSGKIDSRMNWLKLVTGLYLPGSSSRSWTCTYCHIIQPPRTKHCHDCDKCVLRFDHHCAWLGTCIGKGNHCRFWWKEFIMIVLFAVLVFCFIFLFLLLLFHSYLALTNQTTFELTRRRRISYFRGIPRSVRLFSKGICRNLYMFCCSCDTMYTLEAVPPREELEARARPYTCLDIMSCRCC; this is translated from the exons ATGAGGACCGCCGGCTCTTTCGCCCCCGTCCGAGAGGTCCGAGAGGCCTGGGGCCGGCTCTCGGACGGATGCCTCGCCCGCTTCCCCTGCCTCGCCGATCCGG CGAGAAGGTCTTCGTTGGGTTTGAAAGTGGCTCTCGTGCTGCTTCACGTGGTTATCGTGGGCGCTTTGTTTCCCCTGGACACTGATTTGGTGCGGAGAACTCGGGAGCATCCTTG GTACACTGTCATATACTTGGTGCTGTTTTTGGCCACATTGGTTCAATATTTTTTCACATCTAATTCATCTCCAGG ATATGTCATTGATGCAATGAGGGCTTGGGATGGAACACATGCTGCCTTTACCAAT CGAAGACAATCTGCACCAAGACATGGAAAATTTGTTTCTTCAACAGATATTAATCAGTCGGGAAAAATTGATTCTCGGATGAATTGGTTGAAGCTAGTGACAGGTCTGTATCTTCCTGGATCATCCAGCAG GAGTTGGACTTGCACTTATTGTCATATTATTCAG CCTCCTCGTACAAAACATTGCCATGATTGTGACAAATGTGTCCTTCGGTTTGATCATCATTGTGCATGGCTAGGAACATGCATTGGTAAAGGGAATCATTGTCGATTTTG GTGGAAGGAATTTATCATGATAGTCTTGTTTGCTGTATTGGTCTTTTGCTTCATCTTTCTGTTTCTGCTGCTGCTTTTCCATAG CTATTTGGCTTTGACAAATCAAACTACCTTTGAACTTACGAGAAGGCGTCGGATATCATATTTTAG GGGAATTCCTAGAAGCGTTCGCCTATTTAGCAAGGGCATTTGCAGAAATTTATATATGTTTTGCTGTTCATGTGATACCATGTATACTTTGGAAGCCGTTCCGCCAAGAGAAGAATTGGAAGCCAGAGCAAGACCTTACACATGCCTTGACATCATGTCCTGTCGATGTTGCTGA